The Cytobacillus oceanisediminis genomic interval CTTTGGAAACAGGTTCCTTGTCACTCTTTTTATCTTCCCCAGCATTACTTGCTGAACTGCATCCTGCCAGTATCACTCCTACTAGCAACAGAAAAATAAATACACTTTTTTTTACTTTACTCATGATATGTTCCTCCTTTTCGAATTTAAGGAAAGCATAATAACTAAAAAAGAATACAAAAGTGATTTATTTCACTATGCCAAGTTTATTTTCAAAAAGTCTAACAATCTTTTGAACTCCATCAAATCTTCATATTTGGAATATAGGATAAGAATTTTCAACGCAAAAAAATGAACAGACCAAATTGTTGCCTGTTCATTAGGAACTACTAGTTTTTTTATCTGAAAAATAAAACTAATTAATCCTATCAATCCCACAATCAAAGACCAGATTATTAAAAATATACCGGTTGGTATTTTGTTATTTCTGATTTTCCCTTCTTATTCGAACAGCACGATATATGACATCACTCCGTTTTAATAGTTATTTACACAAGCAGACATATTTTCTTTGGTCGTCTGCGGATGGCATTCAGATTCCGCTTCAGGAGCTTTTTCGAGTGCCATCCATTTTCCTCTTTGGAACTGAATAACGAGTACAACTGCCCTAACTGCAATGTCAATTCCAATGGCAATCCAGACACCTGCTAAACCCCAACCTAGTTTTATGCCCAATAAATAGACAAGGAGTGTACGCACGGCCCACATTCCAATGGCGGTCAGGTACATTGGAAATTTTGTATTGTTTGCACCTTGGAATGCCCCTGTTAATACCATAAGCATAGCTAAAAAGGGTTGAAAAACGCCCGATATCTTTAAAGCTGTTCCTATATTTCCGATTACCTCCTGATCCTCTGTAAAGAACCTTCCCGCCCAATCACCAAGAAAGAATAGCATAGCTCCAAGAACAGACATTGATGCTAAAGTTAAGACGGTTGTAAGCTTGGCATATCTTCTCGCTTCATCTAGGTTACCGGCCCCGATTTGCTGACCGACTAGTATTGTCGCTGCCGTTGCGAACCCGTAACCAATCATATATGAAAAGACCTCTATATTTCCTGCGATTTGGTGTGCGGCAAAAGCATTTGTTCCGAGTGCAACAACAAATCCAAAATACACTATTTGTCCTGCCCTCATTACTAATCGTTCTCCAGCAGCTGGTGCACCGAGTGTTGTGAGTTCCATTAAATGTACCTTGTCCAGTTTCCAATAATCACGGCGGAAAGCGAGAAGTTTTGACCGATTCAGATAGTATAAAAGCGCAGCACTTCCAACGACACGTGAAAAAACAGTAGCCAGGGCAGCTCCTACAATTCCCATTTCAGGAATAAATATAAAACCGAATATCAAAACATAATCTAGGACAGCGTTAATAATATTTATCATGATACTTACCTTCATCGGTGTTTTTGTATCTCCAGCCCCTCTAAGTATGGCACTCAATACAAACATTAAAGACATGAAGATAGACGGAATGCCTACTATTCGAAAATAAAGAGAACCAGCTTCTAACACATCAGCCTCTATTCCCATAAGCTTCAGTAATGGTTCTGCAAAAAAAAGGGTAATTACTCCCGTAAGCAAACCAAACAGTATGGCTAGGACTACAGATTGCTGGGAAATATGCCTTGCCTTTTCCGGCAAGTTCGCTCCAAGAAAATTTGCAATTCTAACGTTTGCAGCCACCCCAATCGCCATGAACAGAGCAAAATAGATAGCAAGGACAGCATTGGTAACTCCTACAGCGGACACTTCCGCTAAGCCTAACTTTGAGACAAAGTAGGTGTCTACAAAACCAAGGATGGTTTGAAAAAAATTTTCTATGACAGCGGGAATGGCAAGCACAATAATAATTTTTAGCCTATCTTTATTAGACTGAACATTTTTCAGTTTTGCATCTACAACTTCTTCTTTCAAATATCTTCCCTCCGTTTCTGAGAAGGCTGTATATAATAAATGTTTACCTTTAATTAAATAAGGCACACCTGAAAAGTGTGCCCTAGTTGATAATTAGGCTATTTACATTATTTACTTACCCGGAACATTTATTACAAATGGAACCGTATAAAGCTTTCCAAGATATTTAAATTGTCCCCAAATTTTATATTTCCTGAAATAGGGAATGTAGTCATGTATTCAACATCCGGTCCTTTAGCGGCCTCATCTTTTGGATGGACGTGGAGAAACTCGTCCATTTTTTCACTTACAATGACTACATGTCCTGCTGATCCAAGATAAGGTTCCAAATTTGTAATTTTGTTCCTTTTGCTGTCCGTAACAGTAAATGTCATTAGTACATGTTGTTTTACGGCCAAATCATCAAATTTTAACTCAAATATTAAATCGTCTACATGCTTTATTAATTCCTTATCGGAATTAACTGTTTCATAATGTTCCTCGCCTTCAACTATTAGGTCATACTTGGCAAGTTGCTGCGCAGAACCTTCTGGAAGGAAATCAGCAAATATTTTGTACGTTCCTGCTTTTGGAAAGGAGGACTTGACACTAAACTTGCCTTCCCCATCATAATTGGGGTGCAAATGCTGAAAAATACTAAGATCGTGACTTATAACAAGTATGTGCATCTGTTTTTCATGTACAGCTGAGAAGGATGTAATATTCTTTCCGTTGCTATTGACTGATAAAGAAATTTCAGTTTCTTGCTTTGGTTTAACAGTAGCAGGACTGACATTCCATTCAGTTTGTATTTCTTCTACGCTATTAGAAAGTACCGCATGGACATGAGATTCATGTCCATGCGTACCATGGTTCGATCCTGATTCATCATTTCACCTCAAAAATGTTATATTATCTACTCTTCTATAAAGTTTTACCACTGTATTTCTTAAATAAACTCCACAAAAAATGCATATTTACCACTAAAATTTTAGGGTTGTATTAAAAAAATTCAGGCTATACATAAAAAAAATCAGCGTAAAACTATGTATGCAGCTAATTACATATGCACAAGAAAAAATACTAAACGGGGCAGAAGGGTTTAAAATAGTAATTGAGGGTAAAAGCAAATTGGGCTAAGAAGACTTCATTATGTACCACAGCCATATTGTTGAGTACGAAGAAGCGGTTATTTAGTAAGGACAGTTTGAGGTTAATAATAGGTGTTTAAAAAGTAAAAAAGATCGAAGCAAGCCTTTCGATCTTTTTTATTAATTCATTTAATTTTGCCTGCTTCTACAATGGCATCCCAGTTATTAGCTCCATCAGTTGTATAATATATGTCTCCATTAAATGAAACAAACGTCATTTCCTGTTCATTATTTGGGTTTTGAGCAAAATACCTAACTGCATCTTCTTTCATTTTAGGCAATGTTATTTCCTCTTCTGTTTCATTAGACAGAGAAACCTTTGTCAGCTTAGCTGTACCATCGTAAGTCCCGTAGATTAAGTTGTTATTTGTAAAAAAGACGGACGTGCCTTGTCCGCTTTTAGAAATTCGTTCAAAGGTTTCACCTTTATCCTTTGACAGGTATATTCCTTGCTGACCTGATGCGGCCAAATAATCAGCTTTTTGGGGATGTACAGCAACACTGAGCAATGTATCATCAAGACCATTTGCAGCTACTTTCTTCCATGTATTTGCGTTATCTTCGCTAAGATAGAAATTGCCTGTTTCCATAATGGAATTTTTCTTTGGATTCATTAGGAAAATCACCTGATTTTCATACCCTACTCCCATCAGATGGAAATCTGTTTCACCTTCAACAGCTAGCTGTTGAAGTGTTTTTCCATCATCGGTACTCTTCTGTATTCCTAATGGATTTGGAAGGTTTGAATCCTGTCCAGGGTGCCCACTCGTATAAAAGCCGTCTTTTGTTGCATTAAAGCCCATATAGTCATTGTTTTCTTCCTTAGTTTTATACCAATTCCCTCCATCATAAACCTTTAATCCATCATGAGCTGCATAAAAGGGCTTACCTTGATTTCCGGAATAGCCTACCCCGTGGATGTGATCAATTTTCCCATCAAAGACTTCAAAAAAGCTATTGGATGCTACCTCTTCCCCGCTTCCCTGTTCATCAGTTTGGGCTTCTGATTCGATATCCTTGTTATCTTTTTCTTCAGCCTGGCC includes:
- a CDS encoding MATE family efflux transporter codes for the protein MKEEVVDAKLKNVQSNKDRLKIIIVLAIPAVIENFFQTILGFVDTYFVSKLGLAEVSAVGVTNAVLAIYFALFMAIGVAANVRIANFLGANLPEKARHISQQSVVLAILFGLLTGVITLFFAEPLLKLMGIEADVLEAGSLYFRIVGIPSIFMSLMFVLSAILRGAGDTKTPMKVSIMINIINAVLDYVLIFGFIFIPEMGIVGAALATVFSRVVGSAALLYYLNRSKLLAFRRDYWKLDKVHLMELTTLGAPAAGERLVMRAGQIVYFGFVVALGTNAFAAHQIAGNIEVFSYMIGYGFATAATILVGQQIGAGNLDEARRYAKLTTVLTLASMSVLGAMLFFLGDWAGRFFTEDQEVIGNIGTALKISGVFQPFLAMLMVLTGAFQGANNTKFPMYLTAIGMWAVRTLLVYLLGIKLGWGLAGVWIAIGIDIAVRAVVLVIQFQRGKWMALEKAPEAESECHPQTTKENMSACVNNY
- a CDS encoding F510_1955 family glycosylhydrolase produces the protein MKNSLLLAVLGLTFSLAACGQAEEKDNKDIESEAQTDEQGSGEEVASNSFFEVFDGKIDHIHGVGYSGNQGKPFYAAHDGLKVYDGGNWYKTKEENNDYMGFNATKDGFYTSGHPGQDSNLPNPLGIQKSTDDGKTLQQLAVEGETDFHLMGVGYENQVIFLMNPKKNSIMETGNFYLSEDNANTWKKVAANGLDDTLLSVAVHPQKADYLAASGQQGIYLSKDKGETFERISKSGQGTSVFFTNNNLIYGTYDGTAKLTKVSLSNETEEEITLPKMKEDAVRYFAQNPNNEQEMTFVSFNGDIYYTTDGANNWDAIVEAGKIK